Proteins co-encoded in one Arthrobacter sp. ERGS1:01 genomic window:
- a CDS encoding EamA family transporter: protein MTLILMTAVAPMLWGTTYLTTTAFLPEGRPLLAATLRALPAGLLLLALARRLPQGSWWWKSWVLGVLNIGAFFALLFIAAYRLPGGVAAIVGGIQPLLVAVLANKVLGEALTLRRVAAGTVGVFGVALIVLQSQARLDAVGLLAAAGGTLSMAAGTVLSKKWGQPAPPLATTAWQLIAGGLTLAVLLLLVEGLPATPLTGVNVLGYAYLSLVGTALAYVCWFRGLSRLPAGAAAFLGLLSPVVAILLGWLVAGQTLAPWQLVGIAVVLGSIAVGVNLKGWSHDSRKLHPGRLDVPAAPGR, encoded by the coding sequence ATGACTTTGATCTTGATGACCGCCGTGGCTCCCATGCTGTGGGGGACCACCTACCTGACGACGACAGCGTTCCTCCCGGAGGGGCGGCCGCTGCTGGCTGCCACCCTGCGTGCCCTGCCGGCCGGACTGCTCCTGCTCGCCCTGGCCCGACGGCTTCCGCAGGGCTCGTGGTGGTGGAAGTCGTGGGTTTTGGGCGTGCTGAACATCGGCGCCTTCTTTGCGCTGCTGTTCATAGCCGCGTACCGGCTCCCCGGGGGAGTGGCAGCCATCGTGGGCGGCATCCAGCCGCTGCTGGTGGCGGTGTTGGCCAACAAGGTGCTGGGGGAGGCGTTGACGCTGCGACGGGTGGCGGCCGGCACCGTGGGGGTGTTTGGGGTTGCGCTCATCGTGCTGCAATCGCAGGCCCGGCTCGACGCCGTCGGACTTCTGGCAGCGGCGGGCGGCACGCTGTCCATGGCGGCCGGGACGGTGCTGTCCAAGAAATGGGGGCAGCCTGCCCCGCCGCTGGCGACGACGGCCTGGCAACTCATTGCCGGCGGGTTGACCCTGGCGGTGCTGCTGCTCCTGGTTGAGGGACTTCCGGCCACGCCGCTGACCGGGGTCAATGTCCTTGGCTATGCCTATTTGTCGCTTGTGGGAACCGCGCTGGCCTATGTGTGCTGGTTCCGCGGCCTGAGCCGCCTGCCGGCGGGCGCGGCGGCGTTCCTGGGGCTGTTGAGCCCCGTCGTCGCGATTCTCCTCGGCTGGCTCGTGGCCGGGCAGACGCTGGCTCCGTGGCAGTTGGTGGGCATCGCGGTGGTGCTCGGCTCCATTGCGGTCGGGGTAAACCTGAAAGGATGGAGCCATGATTCTCGCAAGCTTCACCCAGGCCGGCTCGACGTTCCAGCTGCGCCGGGCCGCTGA
- a CDS encoding MarR family winged helix-turn-helix transcriptional regulator: MTEQLDRIIAQWHQEKPELDVSPMAVIGRLGRAAAAVDTRLAANFARHDLDSPSFDVLATLRRSGSPFSLTPAALARDAMISTSAVAQRLNKLEARKLVQRTANPDDGRGTLVTLTPRGLAVIDAALPDHLAAEHAITGALTVAEQQQLAALLQRLTDSADAAG, from the coding sequence ATGACCGAGCAACTGGACCGCATCATTGCCCAATGGCATCAGGAAAAGCCGGAGCTGGACGTCTCCCCCATGGCCGTGATCGGCCGGCTGGGTCGCGCCGCGGCCGCCGTCGATACCCGCCTTGCGGCCAACTTTGCCCGGCACGATTTGGATTCTCCGTCCTTTGACGTCCTCGCCACCCTGCGGCGCAGCGGCAGCCCGTTCAGCCTCACGCCGGCCGCGCTGGCCCGCGACGCCATGATCTCCACGAGCGCCGTGGCCCAGCGCCTGAACAAGCTGGAGGCGCGGAAACTTGTGCAGCGCACCGCCAACCCCGACGACGGCCGCGGCACCCTGGTCACGCTGACGCCGCGCGGACTGGCCGTCATCGACGCCGCACTGCCGGACCATCTGGCCGCCGAACACGCCATCACGGGCGCGTTGACCGTGGCCGAACAGCAGCAGCTGGCCGCCCTGCTCCAGCGCCTCACGGATTCCGCCGACGCCGCCGGCTGA
- the hrpA gene encoding ATP-dependent RNA helicase HrpA, which yields MTLTITYPAALPVSERREDIMAAIAANQVTIIAGETGSGKTTQIPKMCVELGLAEKGLIGHTQPRRLAARTVAERIASELDVEIGAEVGFQVRFTGHVGPQTKIKLMTDGILLAEIQRDKLLRKYSVIIIDEAHERSLNIDFILGYLRQILPRRRDLKVIITSATIDPERFANHFGSAEGPAPIIEVSGRTFPVDIRYRPLSATPGEDDDELGAGADRHLDGGNSEEDRDPLDAVCDAVDELSREAPGDILIFFSGEREIRDAADALHGRAKTNPRLRDVQILPLFARLSLAEQHAVFTPGSRRRIVLATNVAETSLTVPGIKYVIDTGTARISRYSHRTKVQRLPIERISQASANQRSGRCGRVSDGICIRLYSEEDFNARSEFTDPEILRTNLAAVILQMTAMGVAKGPKDVEKFPFVQPPDSRAITDGVTLLRELGAVSAEGGITGVGRQLSQLPVDPRLGRMIVEAAKRGVAAEVMVLAAALTIQDPRERPTDKQQLATEKHKRFVDANSDFTGFLNLWRYIKEKQNELSSSAFRRLCKAEFINYLRVREWQDLFTQLRQMAKSLDIKVPGGDIDPVANHDAIHMSLLTGLLSHIGLYDQRKREYAGARGTKFMVFPGSALFKKSPDWVMAAELVETSRLWARVAAKFDPLWAEQVAPDLVKRSYSEPHWSKKMGSVMAHEKVTLYGVPIVPDRRIQYSRIDPELCREMFIRHALVEGDWHTNHKFFHRNQALLAEVEELETRMRRRDLRVDDETLFEFYDERVGAEVVSERHFDKWWKGARHENPALLDFDAQVVMAEETGLDEAAFPKTWIQGEFELPLSYEFHPTAPGSAPNPSDGVTVQVPLLFLNQLQEAPFRWQIPGLRAELVTALIKSLPKAVRKNFIPAPDVARQAAAALAEDFDPAVDALEPSLELALRRLKGHVIPPGSWNWDAVPTHLRMTFSVVDKNGKILEESQDLAKLQEQLAPATRRAIAESLGATPKTVSPRGSSPDRGSSPDRGSSLSRSGVSTSSTTDTTDGIQERSGLTSWTVGALPREVKRLVAGHTVTGYPALVDEGTAAGVRVFQRQDMADAAMRGGVIRLLALRVPSPDRYVLDHLSNTEKLTFSQNPHGSVTDLIADCTLATIDKLTPAALPWTEKDFDALYEVVRAELIDTVFSVTAVVERVLASNLRIGKKLRETTSLPLISALNDIRQQLELLVYPGFVAKTGFAQLSQLPRYLSAIEKRLEKLPSNVARDAASMAAVQRLEDEYDDAVAALVPGQRSTAALEHVRWMIEELRVSLFAVELGTAYSVSEKRIRVALAKAMA from the coding sequence ATGACTTTGACTATCACCTACCCCGCCGCGCTTCCCGTCTCGGAGCGCCGCGAGGACATCATGGCCGCAATCGCCGCCAACCAGGTCACCATCATCGCCGGCGAGACAGGCTCCGGAAAGACCACCCAGATTCCGAAGATGTGCGTGGAGCTGGGCCTGGCCGAGAAGGGCCTGATCGGCCACACCCAGCCGCGCCGCCTCGCCGCGCGCACCGTGGCCGAGCGCATCGCGAGCGAGCTCGACGTCGAGATCGGTGCGGAGGTGGGCTTCCAGGTCCGCTTCACCGGGCACGTGGGTCCGCAAACCAAGATCAAGCTCATGACCGACGGCATCCTGCTGGCGGAAATCCAGCGTGACAAGCTCCTGCGCAAATACTCCGTCATCATCATTGACGAGGCCCACGAGCGCTCCCTGAACATCGACTTCATCCTCGGCTACCTGCGCCAAATCCTGCCCCGGCGCCGGGACCTGAAGGTCATCATCACCTCGGCCACGATCGACCCCGAGCGCTTCGCCAACCACTTCGGCTCCGCCGAGGGCCCCGCCCCCATCATCGAGGTCTCCGGCCGCACCTTCCCGGTGGACATCCGCTACCGCCCGCTCTCGGCCACCCCCGGGGAGGACGACGACGAACTTGGCGCGGGTGCCGACCGTCACCTTGACGGCGGCAACAGCGAGGAGGACCGGGATCCGCTGGACGCCGTGTGCGATGCCGTGGACGAACTGTCCAGGGAGGCGCCCGGGGACATCCTGATCTTCTTCTCCGGCGAGCGTGAAATCCGGGACGCCGCGGACGCCCTGCACGGCCGCGCCAAAACAAACCCGCGGCTGCGCGACGTGCAGATCCTGCCGCTTTTCGCCCGGCTTTCACTGGCCGAACAGCATGCCGTTTTCACGCCGGGCTCCCGGCGTCGAATCGTACTGGCCACGAACGTCGCCGAAACCTCGCTAACCGTGCCGGGCATCAAGTACGTCATCGACACGGGCACGGCACGGATCTCCCGCTACTCGCACAGGACCAAGGTCCAGCGCCTGCCCATCGAACGCATCTCCCAGGCGTCCGCCAACCAGCGCTCGGGCCGTTGCGGCCGCGTCTCCGACGGCATCTGCATCCGCCTGTACTCGGAGGAGGACTTCAACGCCCGCAGCGAGTTCACCGACCCGGAAATCCTGCGCACCAACCTGGCCGCCGTCATCTTGCAGATGACCGCGATGGGAGTTGCCAAGGGACCCAAGGACGTGGAGAAGTTCCCGTTCGTGCAGCCGCCGGACTCCCGTGCGATCACCGACGGCGTCACACTGCTGCGCGAACTCGGTGCCGTCAGCGCGGAAGGCGGCATCACCGGCGTCGGCCGCCAGCTCTCGCAACTGCCCGTGGACCCGCGCCTGGGCCGCATGATCGTCGAGGCCGCCAAGCGTGGCGTCGCCGCGGAGGTCATGGTGCTGGCCGCCGCCCTCACCATCCAGGACCCGCGCGAGCGCCCCACGGACAAGCAGCAGCTGGCCACGGAAAAGCACAAACGCTTCGTGGACGCGAACTCCGACTTCACCGGCTTCCTGAACCTGTGGCGCTACATCAAGGAAAAGCAAAACGAGCTGTCCTCCAGCGCGTTCCGCCGGCTGTGCAAGGCCGAGTTCATTAACTACCTGCGGGTGCGTGAGTGGCAGGATTTGTTCACGCAGCTGCGCCAAATGGCCAAGTCGCTGGACATCAAGGTCCCCGGCGGCGACATCGACCCCGTGGCAAACCATGACGCCATCCACATGAGCCTGCTGACCGGGTTGCTCAGCCACATCGGGCTCTACGATCAACGCAAGCGTGAATACGCCGGCGCGCGCGGCACCAAGTTCATGGTGTTCCCGGGCTCGGCCCTGTTCAAGAAGTCCCCCGACTGGGTCATGGCCGCCGAGCTCGTGGAAACGTCCCGGCTGTGGGCGCGGGTGGCCGCGAAGTTCGATCCCCTGTGGGCCGAGCAAGTGGCCCCGGACTTGGTCAAGCGCAGCTACAGTGAGCCGCACTGGTCCAAGAAAATGGGCTCCGTCATGGCGCACGAGAAGGTCACCCTGTACGGGGTGCCGATCGTGCCGGACCGGCGCATCCAGTACAGCCGGATCGATCCGGAACTCTGCCGGGAGATGTTCATCCGCCATGCCCTGGTGGAGGGCGATTGGCACACCAACCACAAGTTCTTCCACCGCAACCAGGCCCTGCTGGCCGAGGTGGAGGAACTGGAAACCCGCATGCGCCGCCGCGACCTGCGCGTGGACGACGAGACACTCTTCGAGTTCTACGACGAGCGCGTGGGCGCCGAGGTGGTGTCCGAACGGCACTTCGACAAGTGGTGGAAGGGTGCCCGGCATGAAAACCCGGCGCTCCTGGACTTTGACGCCCAGGTGGTCATGGCCGAGGAAACCGGGCTCGACGAGGCCGCGTTCCCCAAGACCTGGATCCAGGGCGAATTTGAGCTGCCCCTCAGCTACGAATTCCATCCGACCGCGCCCGGTTCCGCCCCCAACCCGTCCGACGGCGTCACCGTGCAGGTGCCGCTGTTGTTCCTCAACCAGCTCCAGGAGGCCCCGTTCAGGTGGCAGATCCCGGGGCTGCGCGCCGAACTGGTCACGGCATTGATCAAGTCGCTGCCCAAGGCCGTCCGGAAGAACTTCATCCCGGCACCCGATGTGGCACGCCAGGCCGCCGCCGCGTTGGCGGAGGACTTCGACCCGGCCGTGGACGCGCTGGAGCCGTCCCTGGAACTGGCCCTGCGCCGGCTCAAGGGACACGTCATTCCCCCGGGCTCCTGGAACTGGGACGCCGTGCCCACGCACCTGCGCATGACGTTTTCCGTGGTGGACAAGAACGGCAAGATCCTCGAGGAAAGCCAGGACCTGGCTAAACTCCAGGAACAGCTGGCTCCCGCCACGCGGCGCGCCATCGCCGAGTCCCTGGGCGCCACGCCGAAGACGGTCTCGCCCCGTGGATCGAGCCCCGACCGTGGATCGAGCCCCGACCGTGGATCGAGCTTGTCGAGATCGGGGGTCTCGACAAGCTCGACCACCGATACCACCGACGGCATCCAGGAACGCTCCGGCCTCACAAGCTGGACCGTGGGTGCGCTGCCGCGGGAGGTCAAGCGGCTCGTGGCCGGGCACACCGTGACGGGCTATCCGGCACTGGTCGATGAGGGCACCGCGGCCGGCGTCCGCGTCTTCCAGCGCCAGGACATGGCGGATGCCGCGATGCGCGGCGGCGTCATCCGCCTGCTGGCCCTGCGGGTGCCGTCCCCGGACCGGTACGTGCTGGACCACCTGAGCAACACGGAGAAGCTGACGTTCAGCCAAAACCCGCACGGCAGCGTCACGGACCTGATTGCCGACTGCACCCTGGCCACGATCGACAAGCTCACGCCCGCGGCCCTGCCGTGGACCGAGAAGGACTTTGACGCGTTGTATGAGGTGGTCCGGGCCGAGCTGATTGACACGGTGTTCTCGGTGACCGCCGTCGTAGAACGGGTCCTGGCATCGAACCTGCGCATCGGCAAGAAATTGCGGGAGACCACCAGCCTGCCGTTGATCAGCGCCCTGAACGACATCCGCCAGCAGCTGGAGCTGCTGGTCTACCCGGGTTTCGTGGCCAAGACGGGCTTTGCCCAGCTCAGCCAGCTGCCGCGGTACCTGTCGGCGATCGAGAAACGGCTCGAGAAACTGCCGTCCAACGTTGCCCGCGACGCGGCGTCGATGGCGGCCGTGCAGCGGCTCGAGGACGAGTACGACGACGCCGTGGCGGCGTTGGTGCCCGGGCAGCGGTCCACGGCGGCCCTGGAACATGTGCGGTGGATGATCGAGGAGCTGCGGGTCAGCTTGTTCGCGGTGGAGTTGGGCACGGCGTACTCGGTGTCGGAGAAGCGGATCCGCGTGGCACTGGCCAAGGCGATGGCCTAG
- a CDS encoding matrixin family metalloprotease, translated as MKDDAPDHYAGLPRSPSGRVPQWVLDEEAARLVAEAGLTPGSGPGEGPGPGRPKKSRSPHRGRARGRSRRLLPAVALALAASFIVSYFVMPTLLRQVGSAVGGEQFDAPRSGFSLTSQWAAGYPPRGVEAQKQPLGKPAPVAHPSESYDFIDGDSKENFVAYDPCRPIHYVTRPDNAPAGGRALITQAVAAASKASGLVFIDDGDTTEGDSKDRSPYQPDRYGKRWAPVLIVWATAAEQPQFAMSAGVDAKNVVGLGGSQAILGDAGSEVFVTGDVQLNAPALDETLAGPKGAALAGAVIEHELGHVLGLGHVQDPTQLMYEQSRDNVTGYAAGDLTGLARLGEGKCFPNH; from the coding sequence ATGAAGGACGACGCCCCCGACCATTACGCGGGCCTGCCCCGGTCGCCGTCGGGCCGGGTTCCGCAGTGGGTCCTCGACGAGGAGGCCGCCCGGCTCGTCGCCGAGGCCGGCCTCACGCCGGGCAGCGGGCCCGGCGAAGGGCCGGGGCCGGGACGGCCAAAGAAGTCCAGAAGCCCGCACCGTGGCCGTGCCCGTGGCCGGTCCCGCCGCCTGCTGCCGGCAGTCGCCTTGGCCCTGGCGGCCTCGTTTATTGTTAGCTATTTCGTCATGCCCACCCTCCTGCGCCAGGTGGGATCGGCCGTTGGCGGAGAGCAGTTCGACGCGCCACGGTCCGGTTTCAGCCTTACTTCCCAATGGGCTGCCGGATACCCGCCGCGCGGCGTCGAGGCGCAAAAACAGCCGTTGGGCAAGCCCGCCCCCGTGGCACATCCCAGTGAGTCCTACGACTTCATCGACGGCGATTCAAAGGAGAACTTTGTTGCCTATGACCCCTGCCGTCCCATCCACTATGTGACGCGTCCCGACAACGCACCCGCCGGCGGACGCGCCCTGATCACGCAGGCTGTGGCCGCGGCGTCGAAGGCAAGCGGGCTGGTGTTCATCGACGACGGCGACACCACCGAGGGCGACAGCAAGGACAGGAGCCCCTATCAGCCCGATCGGTACGGCAAACGCTGGGCACCCGTGCTGATCGTATGGGCCACAGCCGCGGAACAACCCCAATTCGCCATGAGCGCCGGTGTCGACGCGAAGAACGTGGTGGGGCTTGGCGGCAGCCAGGCCATCCTCGGGGACGCGGGAAGCGAAGTATTTGTCACCGGCGACGTCCAACTCAACGCCCCGGCCCTTGACGAAACGCTCGCGGGGCCCAAAGGAGCAGCCCTGGCAGGCGCCGTGATCGAACACGAATTGGGGCACGTTCTCGGACTGGGGCACGTGCAGGACCCCACCCAACTGATGTATGAACAAAGCCGGGACAATGTCACCGGTTATGCGGCGGGGGACCTCACGGGGCTCGCGCGGCTGGGCGAGGGAAAGTGCTTCCCCAACCACTAG
- a CDS encoding uridine kinase, whose product MAGPGSVVELGPVVELVETLAAETPHGHRGFTLVAVDGVDGSGKTTFAGTYAAALRAHGRPVVVVHADDFLNLREVRHRRGRASPEGFWLDTYDYAALERCVLAPFGPQGNGVYRAASSDHRLDVAVDSPPVRARRGTVCVVEGMFLHRGELAGRWDYSVFLHVPFTETARRMALRDGSPGDPEHPAMRRYVRGQRLYFADSSPWLRATRVVDNTDPAAPFFASSASAGPTLKTRS is encoded by the coding sequence GTGGCCGGACCTGGATCGGTGGTCGAGCTTGGACCGGTGGTCGAGCTTGTCGAGACCCTTGCGGCCGAGACGCCCCACGGCCACCGGGGGTTCACCCTGGTGGCCGTGGACGGCGTGGATGGCAGTGGGAAGACCACCTTCGCGGGCACCTATGCTGCCGCACTCCGGGCACACGGGCGCCCCGTCGTCGTCGTCCACGCCGATGACTTCCTGAACCTCCGGGAGGTGCGCCACCGCCGCGGGCGTGCCTCGCCGGAGGGGTTTTGGCTTGATACCTACGATTACGCGGCGCTGGAACGGTGCGTCCTTGCGCCGTTTGGCCCGCAGGGCAACGGCGTCTACCGGGCAGCGTCCTCGGACCACCGCCTGGACGTGGCCGTGGATTCGCCGCCCGTGCGGGCCCGCCGCGGAACCGTCTGCGTGGTGGAAGGCATGTTCCTGCACCGGGGCGAGCTGGCCGGCCGGTGGGACTACTCGGTGTTCCTGCACGTGCCGTTCACCGAGACGGCCCGTCGGATGGCCCTGCGCGACGGCTCACCGGGCGATCCAGAGCATCCTGCCATGCGCCGCTACGTCCGGGGACAGCGCCTGTACTTCGCCGACTCCAGCCCATGGCTGCGCGCCACCCGGGTCGTGGACAACACCGACCCCGCAGCCCCCTTTTTTGCTTCCTCCGCCAGCGCCGGGCCCACGCTGAAAACTCGTTCCTGA
- a CDS encoding HIT family protein, translated as MSTLFSKIINGEIPGRFLWRDEDCVSFLTIGPLTDGHALVVPRLEVDKWTDAEPELVTKLMAVAQTIGQAQVAAFGAPRAGLTIAGFEVEHLHVHVFPAYTLENFDFGTVDNHPDPAVLDANAEKIRTALRAAGHGEFVPEA; from the coding sequence GTGAGCACGCTTTTTAGCAAGATCATCAACGGTGAGATCCCCGGCCGCTTCCTGTGGCGGGACGAGGACTGCGTGTCCTTTTTGACGATCGGCCCGCTGACCGACGGGCACGCCCTGGTGGTGCCGCGCCTGGAAGTGGACAAGTGGACCGACGCCGAGCCGGAGCTGGTCACGAAGCTGATGGCCGTGGCGCAGACCATCGGCCAGGCCCAGGTGGCGGCATTCGGGGCACCGCGGGCCGGGCTGACCATTGCCGGCTTCGAGGTGGAGCACCTGCACGTGCACGTGTTCCCCGCCTACACGCTGGAGAACTTCGACTTCGGCACGGTGGACAACCACCCGGACCCCGCTGTACTGGATGCCAACGCCGAGAAGATCCGCACGGCGTTGCGCGCGGCCGGCCACGGGGAGTTTGTCCCCGAGGCATGA
- a CDS encoding NAD(P)-dependent alcohol dehydrogenase, whose product MTQAKAYAATSATSGLKPSTIERREPAPHDVEIAIDFCGLCHSDVHTIRSEWGPASYPLVPGHEIVGRISRLGTDVLGFAVGDTVGVGCMVDSCRECDSCLEGFEQYCENGNTGTYGVADKRNGGELTQGGYASSIVVDENYVLNVPAGLDPAAVAPLLCAGITTYSPLRYLDVQDGDKVGVIGLGGLGHMAVKIAKALGATVTVFTTSPAKADAARELGADAVVVSSDPAQMDAAKRSLNAIIDTVAAVHDLNPYLRTLDRDGALIQLGLPSEAMPAVDPGLLIRKRLAYGGSLIGGIAETQEMLDFCAEHGIVSDIEMVDASGLDEAYDRMVAGDVKYRFVLDNSTL is encoded by the coding sequence ATGACGCAAGCAAAAGCATATGCAGCAACCTCCGCCACGTCCGGGCTCAAGCCCAGCACCATCGAGCGCCGCGAACCCGCCCCCCACGACGTGGAGATCGCGATCGACTTCTGCGGGCTCTGCCACTCCGATGTGCACACGATCCGCTCCGAGTGGGGACCGGCCAGCTACCCGCTGGTTCCGGGGCACGAAATCGTGGGACGCATCAGCCGGCTTGGCACCGATGTCCTGGGCTTTGCCGTAGGGGATACCGTGGGCGTTGGCTGCATGGTGGACTCCTGCCGGGAATGCGACTCCTGCCTGGAGGGCTTTGAGCAGTACTGCGAAAACGGCAACACCGGCACGTACGGCGTGGCCGACAAGCGCAACGGCGGCGAGCTCACCCAGGGAGGCTACGCCTCCTCGATCGTGGTCGATGAGAACTATGTCCTGAACGTCCCGGCGGGCCTGGACCCGGCCGCCGTCGCACCCCTGCTGTGTGCCGGCATCACCACGTACTCGCCGCTGCGCTACCTGGACGTCCAGGACGGCGACAAGGTGGGCGTGATCGGCCTGGGCGGCCTGGGACACATGGCCGTGAAGATCGCCAAGGCCCTCGGCGCCACCGTCACCGTCTTCACCACCTCCCCGGCCAAGGCCGACGCCGCCCGCGAGTTGGGTGCCGACGCCGTGGTGGTCTCCAGCGACCCCGCACAGATGGATGCCGCCAAGCGCTCGCTGAACGCCATCATCGACACCGTGGCCGCCGTCCACGACCTGAACCCGTACCTGCGCACCCTTGACCGCGACGGCGCCCTGATCCAGCTGGGCCTGCCGTCCGAGGCCATGCCCGCCGTCGATCCCGGCCTGCTGATCCGCAAACGCCTGGCCTACGGTGGTTCCCTGATCGGCGGCATCGCCGAGACCCAGGAAATGCTGGATTTCTGCGCCGAACACGGCATTGTCTCCGACATTGAAATGGTGGACGCCTCGGGGCTCGATGAGGCATACGACCGCATGGTGGCCGGCGACGTGAAATACCGCTTCGTACTGGACAACTCAACCCTCTAG
- a CDS encoding sulfurtransferase produces the protein MPVLTTADELAARLSAGTRTVLLDVRWVLGDPHGREDYLAGHLPGAVFVDMDTELARHGEPRDGRHPLPAEADFQATVRRWGINAGDTVVVYDDAGSAAAARAWWLLGYAGIEDVRLLDGGLAAWRAAGQPLTQGEVKAEPGDAVVRFGAKATVDTQGAGEWPGHGILLDARAGERYRGESEPMDPRAGHIPGAVSAPTMENLAAGKTFLPAAQLRERFAALGVRDGAEVAVYCGSGVTAAHQIAALEIAGFTATLYPGSWSAWSNRPELPVATGANGDSVEP, from the coding sequence ATGCCTGTTTTGACCACCGCCGACGAGCTGGCCGCCCGCCTGTCCGCCGGGACGCGCACCGTGCTGTTGGATGTGCGTTGGGTGCTCGGTGACCCGCACGGCCGTGAAGATTACCTGGCGGGGCACCTGCCCGGCGCCGTGTTTGTCGACATGGACACCGAACTTGCCCGGCACGGTGAGCCCCGCGACGGCCGGCATCCGCTGCCCGCCGAGGCCGACTTCCAGGCCACCGTGCGCCGCTGGGGCATCAACGCCGGGGACACCGTGGTGGTGTACGACGACGCCGGATCGGCCGCCGCCGCCCGTGCCTGGTGGCTGCTGGGTTACGCCGGGATCGAGGACGTGCGCCTGCTCGACGGCGGATTGGCGGCCTGGCGCGCCGCCGGCCAACCGCTCACCCAGGGTGAGGTCAAGGCCGAGCCGGGCGACGCCGTCGTCCGCTTTGGTGCAAAGGCCACGGTGGACACGCAGGGTGCCGGTGAGTGGCCGGGGCACGGGATCCTGCTCGATGCGCGGGCGGGGGAGCGGTACCGGGGCGAAAGCGAGCCCATGGACCCGCGCGCCGGCCACATCCCCGGAGCCGTCAGCGCACCCACCATGGAGAACCTGGCGGCGGGGAAGACTTTCCTGCCGGCGGCGCAGCTGCGTGAGCGGTTCGCGGCACTCGGCGTCCGGGACGGGGCCGAGGTGGCCGTGTACTGCGGCTCCGGCGTGACCGCGGCGCACCAGATCGCGGCCCTGGAAATTGCCGGGTTCACGGCGACACTGTACCCGGGATCGTGGTCCGCCTGGTCCAACCGGCCGGAGCTGCCGGTGGCGACGGGTGCCAACGGCGATAGTGTTGAACCATGA
- a CDS encoding PLP-dependent cysteine synthase family protein, producing MSTQHAPDWAWTHQAMQKVQAENNRSADTHLYKIELPAHWGVDLYVKDESCHRTGSLKHRLARSLFLFALVNGWISEGTTVVEASSGSTAVSEAYFAQLLGLDFVAVMTRSTSPEKVALIESFGGRCHFVDAADEVYSAAAAIAAETNGHYMDQFTYAERATDWRGNNNIAESIFTQISHERFPEPAWVVVGAGTGGTSATIGRYIRYHGHSTRLAVVDPEGSAFYPAWRDANPSVVTGRSSRIEGIGRPRMEPSFVPGVIDHMIEIPDAASVAAMMHFAQLAGMSAGPSTGTNLWGVWQLVADMVANGERGSIVTLMCDGGERYAGSYNNPEWLAEKGLDPAPHLATIGAFFETGIWRG from the coding sequence ATGAGCACACAGCACGCGCCCGATTGGGCTTGGACACACCAGGCCATGCAAAAGGTCCAGGCCGAGAACAACCGCAGCGCCGACACCCACTTGTACAAGATCGAGCTGCCCGCGCACTGGGGCGTGGACCTCTACGTGAAGGACGAGTCCTGCCACCGCACCGGCAGCCTCAAGCACCGCCTGGCCCGGTCCCTGTTCCTCTTTGCCCTGGTCAACGGCTGGATCAGCGAGGGAACCACCGTGGTGGAGGCCAGTTCCGGCAGCACCGCCGTCTCCGAGGCCTACTTCGCCCAGCTCCTGGGCCTGGACTTCGTGGCGGTCATGACCCGCTCCACCAGCCCGGAAAAGGTTGCGCTCATTGAAAGCTTCGGCGGGCGCTGCCACTTCGTGGACGCCGCCGACGAGGTGTATTCCGCGGCCGCCGCCATCGCCGCCGAGACCAACGGCCACTACATGGACCAGTTCACGTATGCGGAACGGGCCACCGACTGGCGCGGCAACAACAACATCGCCGAATCGATCTTCACCCAGATCTCCCACGAACGCTTCCCCGAACCTGCTTGGGTGGTGGTGGGCGCCGGAACCGGCGGCACCTCCGCCACGATTGGCCGCTACATCCGCTACCACGGGCACTCCACCCGGCTGGCCGTCGTTGACCCGGAGGGCTCGGCGTTCTACCCGGCCTGGCGGGACGCCAACCCCTCGGTCGTGACGGGCCGCTCCTCCCGGATCGAGGGCATCGGCCGCCCGCGCATGGAACCCAGCTTTGTGCCGGGCGTCATCGACCACATGATCGAGATCCCGGACGCCGCCTCGGTGGCCGCCATGATGCACTTTGCCCAGCTGGCCGGTATGTCCGCCGGGCCCTCCACGGGCACCAACCTGTGGGGCGTGTGGCAGCTCGTGGCCGACATGGTGGCCAACGGGGAGCGCGGCAGCATCGTCACGCTCATGTGCGACGGCGGCGAACGGTACGCGGGCAGCTACAACAACCCCGAATGGCTGGCGGAGAAGGGCCTGGACCCCGCCCCGCACCTGGCCACGATCGGCGCGTTCTTTGAAACGGGGATCTGGCGGGGTTAG